From a single Hymenobacter sp. YIM 151500-1 genomic region:
- a CDS encoding TPMT family class I SAM-dependent methyltransferase: MSPEAPLDAAYWQQRYAAGHTGWDAGQITPPLLNYFVQLGLPDARRILIPGAGRAYEAEYLHRQDWPNIFVADVATAPLHDLRQRVPDFPAEHLLLEDFFQLAPTPPYDLLVEQTFFCALDPSLRPAYARQCAQLLRPGGTLVGLLFDTEFSQPGPPFGGSREEYRPYFEPYFEFVHFDTATNSIKPRQGRELFICLRRK; encoded by the coding sequence ATGTCACCAGAAGCACCCTTGGATGCCGCCTACTGGCAGCAACGCTACGCCGCCGGCCACACCGGCTGGGACGCGGGCCAGATAACGCCGCCACTCTTGAATTATTTTGTGCAGCTTGGACTTCCTGATGCCCGCCGCATTCTGATTCCGGGTGCCGGGCGGGCCTATGAAGCTGAGTATCTGCACCGTCAGGACTGGCCCAATATTTTCGTGGCCGACGTAGCGACGGCGCCGCTGCACGACCTACGCCAGCGCGTACCCGACTTCCCGGCGGAGCATCTGCTACTCGAGGATTTTTTTCAACTGGCCCCCACGCCGCCCTACGATTTGCTGGTGGAGCAGACGTTTTTTTGCGCCCTCGACCCCAGTCTGCGCCCAGCCTACGCCCGGCAGTGCGCCCAGTTGCTGCGGCCTGGTGGCACGCTCGTGGGCTTGCTCTTCGACACCGAGTTCAGCCAGCCTGGTCCGCCCTTCGGTGGGTCGCGGGAGGAGTACCGGCCTTATTTCGAGCCCTACTTTGAGTTTGTGCACTTTGACACGGCTACTAATTCCATTAAGCCCCGGCAGGGGCGGGAACTGTTCATCTGTCTGCGCCGGAAGTAA
- the kdsA gene encoding 3-deoxy-8-phosphooctulonate synthase: MINSLARALPHFRHTDSGQFFLMAGPCVIEGEDMALRIAEQVRTLCDRLQIPYIFKGSYRKANRSRLDSFTGIGDETALRILQKVGREIGVPTVTDIHESDEAALAAEYVDVLQIPAFLCRQTDLLVAAAQTGKVVNIKKGQFLSGESMQFAVDKVQQSGNEHVILTDRGNSFGYSDLVVDFRNLPAMRRFGVPVVMDVTHSLQQPNQGSGVTGGQPQLIETIAKAAIAVGADGLFIETHPTPATAKSDGANMLALDQLEALLVKLTRVREAVR, encoded by the coding sequence ATGATTAATTCTCTTGCCCGCGCCCTGCCGCACTTCCGCCACACCGACTCGGGGCAGTTTTTTCTGATGGCTGGTCCCTGCGTGATTGAGGGCGAAGACATGGCCCTGCGCATTGCCGAGCAGGTACGCACCCTCTGCGACCGGCTCCAGATTCCATATATCTTCAAGGGCTCCTACCGCAAAGCCAACCGCAGCCGCCTCGACTCGTTCACCGGCATCGGCGACGAAACGGCCCTGCGCATCCTACAGAAAGTAGGCCGCGAAATCGGCGTGCCCACCGTCACCGACATCCACGAGTCGGACGAGGCAGCCTTGGCGGCCGAGTACGTGGACGTGCTGCAGATTCCGGCCTTCCTGTGCCGGCAGACGGATTTGCTGGTGGCCGCCGCTCAGACCGGCAAGGTCGTCAACATCAAGAAAGGCCAGTTTCTGAGCGGCGAGTCCATGCAGTTTGCCGTGGACAAGGTGCAGCAGTCGGGTAATGAGCACGTCATCCTCACCGACCGGGGTAACTCCTTCGGCTATTCCGACCTGGTGGTGGACTTCCGCAACCTGCCGGCCATGCGCCGCTTCGGGGTGCCCGTGGTGATGGACGTAACCCACTCCCTGCAACAGCCCAACCAGGGCAGCGGCGTCACGGGCGGCCAGCCCCAGCTCATCGAAACCATTGCCAAAGCCGCCATTGCCGTGGGTGCCGACGGCCTGTTCATTGAAACCCACCCGACGCCCGCCACGGCCAAGTCGGACGGTGCTAACATGCTGGCCCTGGACCAGTTAGAGGCTCTACTGGTTAAGCTTACACGGGTGAGGGAGGCCGTGCGCTAA
- a CDS encoding O-methyltransferase, with translation MLFQLLSYLRFLWRSGNAHGLHSPFVFGLYAHVIHHDGHFAAYEAVEARRQQLLTDDTTITVRDFGAGSHTGAGRTRHLRDIARTAAKPPRLGQLLFRLVNFMQPRTVLELGTSLGLSTAYLASADSRARVVTFEGCPQTAAVARQTFAELGLRNVELVEGNLDDTLAPTLAALSAPVDFAFFDGNHRYEPTVRYFEQLNLHRNEHSLFVLDDIHWSSEMERAWRTIRQHPDVTLTIDLFYVGLVFFRRNLPKQHFTLRFDYWLDQLLEQTRRLST, from the coding sequence TTGCTTTTCCAACTTCTCAGCTACCTGCGCTTTTTGTGGCGCTCGGGCAACGCTCACGGGCTGCACTCGCCCTTTGTGTTCGGGTTGTACGCCCACGTCATCCACCACGACGGCCATTTTGCGGCCTACGAAGCTGTGGAAGCCCGGCGCCAGCAGCTGCTCACCGACGACACCACGATTACGGTAAGGGATTTTGGGGCGGGCTCCCACACCGGCGCGGGCCGCACCCGCCACCTGCGCGACATTGCCCGCACGGCTGCCAAGCCGCCCCGGCTGGGGCAGCTCTTGTTTCGGCTGGTCAACTTCATGCAGCCGCGCACGGTGCTGGAGCTGGGCACTTCCCTGGGCCTGAGCACGGCTTACCTGGCTTCGGCCGATTCGCGGGCCCGCGTTGTTACCTTCGAGGGCTGCCCCCAAACGGCCGCCGTAGCCCGCCAGACCTTCGCGGAGCTGGGCCTCCGTAATGTGGAGCTGGTAGAGGGTAACCTGGACGATACCCTCGCCCCTACCCTGGCGGCGCTATCAGCGCCCGTAGACTTTGCTTTCTTTGACGGCAACCACCGCTACGAGCCCACGGTGCGCTACTTCGAGCAACTCAACCTGCACCGCAACGAGCACAGCCTGTTTGTGCTCGACGACATTCACTGGTCCTCGGAAATGGAGCGGGCTTGGCGCACCATCCGTCAGCACCCCGACGTTACGCTCACCATCGACCTGTTCTACGTGGGCCTTGTGTTCTTTCGCCGCAACTTACCTAAACAGCATTTTACCCTGCGGTTTGACTACTGGCTGGACCAGTTGCTGGAACAGACCCGGCGGTTATCAACCTGA
- the apaG gene encoding Co2+/Mg2+ efflux protein ApaG has translation MNTTTTQGVTVSVTTNYLPDYSSPGQEHYVFAYKIDIRNNSEFTVKLLRRHWYIYDANGVVREVEGEGVVGQQPVLEPGESHQYVSGCNLKSGLGKMRGSYQMERLMDGSEFAVEIPEFTLVVPYRLN, from the coding sequence ATGAACACAACCACGACACAGGGCGTAACCGTCAGCGTTACCACCAACTACCTGCCCGACTACTCGAGTCCGGGCCAGGAGCATTACGTCTTTGCATACAAAATTGATATCCGCAACAATAGCGAGTTTACCGTGAAGCTGTTGCGGCGCCATTGGTACATCTACGATGCCAACGGCGTGGTGCGCGAAGTGGAAGGCGAAGGCGTAGTGGGCCAGCAGCCCGTGCTGGAGCCCGGCGAGTCGCACCAGTACGTATCGGGCTGCAACCTCAAGTCGGGCCTGGGCAAGATGCGCGGCTCCTACCAGATGGAGCGCCTCATGGATGGCAGCGAGTTTGCCGTTGAGATTCCGGAATTCACGCTGGTGGTGCCGTATCGGCTGAACTAA
- a CDS encoding uracil-DNA glycosylase, which yields MSVKIEESWRKVLAAEFEKPYFQHLIAFVKGEYATATVYPPGPQIFHAFEACPFEQTKVVILGQDPYHGKGQAHGLSFSVAEGVRTPPSLQNIFKELQSDLPGTPPAPNGNLDRWARQGVLLLNATLTVRAGEPGSHQKKGWEQFTDVVIQKVSEQKEHVVFILWGAYAQKKVELIDTRKHLVLKAAHPSPYAADRGFFGSRPFSQTNAYLEQHGLEPIQW from the coding sequence ATGTCGGTAAAGATAGAAGAAAGCTGGCGCAAGGTACTAGCCGCCGAATTTGAAAAACCCTATTTCCAACACCTCATTGCCTTCGTAAAAGGCGAGTACGCTACGGCCACCGTCTACCCACCGGGCCCGCAGATTTTTCACGCCTTCGAGGCCTGCCCTTTCGAGCAAACCAAGGTGGTGATTCTGGGCCAAGACCCCTACCACGGCAAAGGACAAGCGCACGGGCTGAGCTTCTCGGTGGCCGAGGGGGTCCGGACGCCGCCTTCTTTGCAAAACATCTTCAAGGAGCTGCAAAGCGACCTGCCCGGCACGCCGCCTGCGCCCAACGGCAACCTCGACCGGTGGGCCCGGCAGGGGGTGCTGCTGCTCAACGCCACGCTCACCGTGCGGGCCGGGGAGCCCGGCAGCCACCAGAAGAAGGGCTGGGAGCAGTTCACCGACGTGGTAATTCAGAAAGTATCGGAGCAGAAAGAGCACGTGGTATTCATCCTCTGGGGCGCCTACGCCCAGAAGAAGGTGGAGCTGATTGACACCCGCAAGCACCTCGTGCTCAAAGCCGCCCACCCCTCACCCTACGCCGCCGACCGAGGTTTCTTCGGCTCCCGCCCCTTTAGCCAAACCAACGCGTATCTAGAGCAGCACGGCCTGGAGCCAATTCAGTGGTGA